A DNA window from Primulina tabacum isolate GXHZ01 chromosome 12, ASM2559414v2, whole genome shotgun sequence contains the following coding sequences:
- the LOC142520671 gene encoding uncharacterized protein LOC142520671 has protein sequence MENNSKKIHGRRKMEMKKIESKKDLATDIHEAPKGSVGKGRGTGRITNLVQSPADKISSFGYPSAESVIHNYERAGTYFNYNPSEEDITDVKNGYFQAMKILEDKKRIESGLKKYPPERMECSGGMKRLRAWNCRNWRSMAKHWKSYGENDSQRDGGGQRFRETVGFGFNLSWVSMSEYGA, from the coding sequence TAGAGAGCAAAAAAGATCTTGCAACTGACATTCATGAGGCGCCGAAAGGGTCTGTTGGGAAAGGCAGGGGAACTGGCCGCATCACGAACCTCGTGCAATCGCCAGCCGACAAGATTTCCTCATTCGGGTATCCTTCGGCTGAGTCTGTCATCCACAATTATGAAAGAGCGGGTACTTACTTTAACTACAATCCCTCAGAGGAAGACATCACAGACGTGAAGAATGGCTATTTCCAGGCAATGAAGATATTGGAAGATAAGAAGAGGATCGAATCCGGGCTAAAGAAATATCCACCGGAGAGGATGGAATGTTCTGGTGGGATGAAGAGATTGAGGGCATGGAACTGCAGGAATTGGAGGAGTATGGCGAAACATTGGAAAAGCTATGGAGAAAATGACAGTCAAAGAGATGGAGGTGGCCAAAGATTCAGAGAAACAGTTGGCTTTGGATTCAATCTCAGTTGGGTTTCCATGTCAGAATATGGTGCTTAA